The Populus nigra chromosome 19, ddPopNigr1.1, whole genome shotgun sequence genome includes a window with the following:
- the LOC133680382 gene encoding 5'-methylthioadenosine nucleosidase-like: protein MAPHGEGSEEAMVVQDENRKPISSILIVIAMQTEAMPIVNKFQLKEDLDSVFPKGVPWVRYHGVYKDLQINLVWPGKDSTLGVDSVGTISASLVTYAAIQALQPDLIINAGTAGSFKVKGASISDVFLASDVAFHDRRIPIPVFDLYGVGSRQSFSTPNLLKELNLKAGKLSTGDSLDMSPQEEASIVANDATVKDMEGAAVAYVADLLKVPAIFIKAVTDIVDGDKPPAEEFLQNLAAVTAALDQAVTQVVDFINGKCLSEL, encoded by the exons ATGGCTCCTCATGGTGAGGGATCAGAGGAAGCCATGGTTGTTCAAGATGAGAATCGCAAACCCATCTCCTCCATCCTTATCGTTATCG CTATGCAAACAGAAGCCATGCCTATTGTCAACAAGTTTCAGCTCAAAGAGGACCTTGATTCTGT GTTTCCAAAAGGGGTGCCTTGGGTCAGATATCATGGCGTTTACAAAGATCTCCAAATCAACTTAGTATGGCCTGGAAAGGATTCGACTTTGG GGGTTGATAGTGTGGGCACAATTTCTGCATCTCTTGTGACCTATGCCGCTATCCAAGCATTACAGCCAGACTTAATTATAAATGCAGGCACTGCTGGTAGTTTTAAG GTCAAAGGAGCATCCATCAGTGATGTGTTTCTTGCATCTGACGTTGCTTTCCATGACAGAAGAATCCCTATTCCT GTTTTTGATCTCTATGGAGTTGGCTCAAGGCAGTCCTTCTCAACACCTAATCTCTTGAAGGAGCTTAACCTAAAG GCTGGGAAATTATCCACTGGAGACTCTCTGGATATGTCCCCACAAGAAGAAGCATCAATTGTTGCAAATGATGCTACAGTTAAGGACATGGAG GGAGCTGCTGTTGCTTATGTGGCTGATCTTTTGAAAGTCCCTGCAATATTCATAAAAGCTGTGACTGACATAGTGGATGGTGACAAGCCACCAGCAGAGGAGTTCTTGCAGAATCTGGCTGCAGTGACTGCTGCACTTGACCAGGCAGTCACCCAAGTAGTTGATTTCATTAATGGAAAGTGTCTCTCTGAACTTTGA
- the LOC133680381 gene encoding type III polyketide synthase B-like: MGYEQIVQGGLTTKANPGKATILALGKAFPHQLVMQEFLVDGYFKNTNCDDLELKQKLTRLCKTTTVKTRYVVMSDEILKKYPELAIEGLPTVKQRLDICNDAVTRMAIDASRACIKKWGRLVSDITHLVYVSSSEARLPGGDLYLAEGLGLSPETQRVMLYFAGCSGGVAGLRVAKDIAENNPGSRVLLATSETTVIGFKPPSADRPYDLVGVALFGDGAGAMIVGTDPIPVTESPLFELHTAIQNFLPNTEKTIDGRLTEEGISFKLSRELPQIIEDNIEGFCHKLIGNAGLTDKDYNKMFWAVHPGGPAILNRMEKRFDLLPDKLNASRRALMDYGNASSNTIVYVLEYMIEECRKMKEGSENCDWGLILAFGPGITFEGILARNLAM; this comes from the exons ATGGGGTATGAACAGATCGTGCAAGGAGGCTTGACAACAAAGGCCAACCCTGGCAAAGCTACAATTCTGGCTCTTGGCAAGGCATTCCCTCACCAGCTAGTCATGCAAGAGTTTCTGGTTGATGGatatttcaaaaacaccaaTTGTGATGATTTAGAGCTCAAGCAGAAGCTAACTCGACTCT GCAAAACAACGACTGTGAAAACTAGATATGTGGTCATGTCAGATGAGATACTAAAAAAATACCCTGAACTTGCCATTGAAGGCCTCCCTACTGTCAAGCAGCGATTAGATATCTGTAACGATGCTGTCACACGGATGGCTATTGATGCTTCACGGGCTTGCATTAAGAAATGGGGCAGACTTGTATCTGATATAACTCACTTGGTCTATGTCTCATCGAGTGAAGCTAGGCTACCAGGTGGCGACCTCTACCTAGCAGAAGGTCTTGGGCTCAGCCCTGAAACACAGCGGGTTATGCTATACTTTGCAGGTTGCTCTGGAGGTGTCGCTGGCCTTCGCGTTGCCAAGGATATTGCTGAGAACAATCCTGGAAGTAGAGTTTTACTGGCTACTTCTGAAACTACTGTTATCGGTTTCAAACCACCAAGTGCAGATAGACCGTATGATCTAGTCGGGGTCGCACTCTTTGGGGATGGTGCTGGAGCTATGATAGTAGGCACAGATCCAATTCCGGTCACTGAAAGCCCTCTCTTTGAGCTTCATACAGCAATCCAGAATTTCTTGCCAAACACTGAAAAGACTATTGATGGGAGGCTAACAGAGGAGGGTATCAGCTTCAAGCTATCAAGGGAGCTTCCTCAAATAATTGAAGATAACATCGAGGGATTCTGTCATAAGTTGATAGGAAACGCCGGACTGACTGACAAGGATTACAACAAGATGTTTTGGGCAGTCCATCCAGGCGGGCCCGCAATCTTGAATCGGATGGAAAAGAGATTTGATTTGCTGCCTGACAAACTGAATGCTAGCAGAAGAGCTCTAATGGACTACGGCAATGCTAGCAGCAACACCATTGTGTATGTGCTGGAGTACATGATAGAAGAATGCAGGAAGATGAAGGAAGGCTCTGAAAATTGTGATTGGGGCCTGATACTGGCTTTCGGACCTGGAATTACCTTTGAGGGTATTCTTGCAAGAAACCTAGCTATGTAA
- the LOC133679357 gene encoding uncharacterized protein LOC133679357: MRPPRRPIHVVTTWVRRQPPKVKAFLAVVAGMSALVLLRFIVHDHDNLFVAAEAVHSIGISVLIYKLMKEKTCAGLSLKTQELTAMFLAVRLYCSFVMEYDIHTILDLATLATTLWVIYMIRFNLKSSYMEDKDNFALYYVAAPCAVLALLIHPSTAHNLLNRILWAFCVYLEAVSVLPQLRVMQNTKIVEPFTAHYVFALGVARFLSCAHWVLQVLDTRGHLLVALGYGLWPSMVLISEIVQTFILADFCYYYVKSVFGGQLVLRLPSGVV, encoded by the exons ATGAGGCCACCGAGGAGACCGATCCATGTGGTTACGACGTGGGTGCGACGGCAGCCTCCGAAGGTCAAGGCGTTTTTGGCGGTGGTGGCTGGAATGTCAGCGCTGGTGCTCCTCAGATTCATCGTACACGATCACGATAACCTCTTTGTGGCTGCTGAGGCTGTTCACTCCATTGGAATCTCTGTGCTTATTTATAAGTTAATGAAAGAGAAAACTTGTGCTG gATTATCTCTGAAAACTCAGGAGCTGACAGCTATGTTCTTAGCTGTAAGGTTGTACTGCAGCTTCGTAATGGAATATGATATACATACCATACTGGATTTAGCTACGTTGGCAACAACCCTGTGGGTTATTTATATGATCCGTTTTAATCTGAAGTCGAGTTACATGGAGGACAAAGACAACTTTGCATTATATTATGTG GCGGCACCCTGTGCTGTTTTGGCTTTGCTTATTCATCCGTCAACAGCTCATAACCTACTGAACCGGATCCTCTGGGCATTCTGTGTATACCTGGAAGCTGTTTCTGTGCTTCCTCAGTTGCGGGTCATGCAAAACACCAAG ATTGTTGAGCCATTCACTGCTCATTATGTATTTGCATTGGGTGTTGCAAGGTTCTTGAGCTGTGCCCATTGGGTTCTCCAG GTTTTAGATACTCGTGGACACTTGTTGGTGGCCTTGGGGTATGGATTATGGCCTTCTATGGTTCTTATCTCAGAAATCGTCCAGACTTTCATCTTAGCGGATTTCTGTTATTATTATGTCAAAAG TGTATTTGGAGGGCAGCTTGTTCTCCGCCTCCCCTCTGGAGTGGTGTAA
- the LOC133679830 gene encoding probable alkaline/neutral invertase B produces MSSINVDVSLKGSLRNADTLCDMAELEEMDFSRIFDRPPRPLNMDRQRSCDERSLSELSTGLPIPSPRPSSRVENNFRLIDHLNCLPSPGRRSGFNTPLSQFGVETHPTVAEAWEALRRSLVYFRGEPVGTIAALDNSEEQVNYDQVFVRDFVPSALAFLMNGEPEIVKNFILKTLRLQSWEKKIDRFQLGEGVMPASFKVLHDPVTHNETLMADFGESAIGRVAPVDSGFWWIFLLRAYTKSTGDTSLAEKPECQKGMRLILSLCLSEGFDTFPTLLCADGCCMVDRRMGVYGYPIEIQALFFMALRCALLLLKQDEEGNEFVERITKRLHALSFHMRSYYWIDLKQLNDIYRYKTEEYSHTAVNKFNVIPDSLPEWIFDFMPVRGGYFIGNVSPARMDFRWFCLGNCIAILSSLATPEQSTAIMDLIESRWEELVGEMPLKVIYPAIESHEWRIVTGCDPKNTRWSYHNGGSWPVLLWLLTAACIKTGRPQIARRAIELAETRLIKDNWPEYYDGKLGRFIGKQARKSQTWSIAGYLVAKMMLEDPSHLGTVALEEDKQMKPPIRRSNSWTF; encoded by the exons ATGTCTAGTATTAATGTAGATGTGTCTCTAAAAGGAAGCTTGAGAAATGCTGATACCCTTTGTGATATGGCTGAACTTGAAGAaatggatttctcaaggatttTTGATAGGCCACCAAGGCCTTTGAATATGGATAGGCAAAGATCATGCGATGAAAGGTCCCTAAGCGAATTGTCTACTGGGTTGCCAATTCCTTCTCCTCGTCCCTCGTCAAGAGTTGAGAATAATTTTAGGTTAATTGACCACCTTAATTGTTTGCCTTCTCCCGGTAGAAGGTCAGGGTTTAATACTCCATTATCACAATTTGGGGTTGAGACACATCCAACTGTGGCTGAAGCTTGGGAGGCTTTGAGGAGATCATTGGTTTATTTTCGTGGTGAACCTGTTGGAACCATAGCAGCACTGGATAATTCTGAGGAACAGGTGAATTATGATCAG GTGTTTGTAAGAGATTTTGTCCCAAGTGCATTGGCTTTTCTGATGAACGGGGAACCTGAAATAGTCAAGAATTTCATCTTGAAGACTCTTCGCCTTCAATCATGGGAGAAAAAGATTGACAGATTCCAGCTTGGAGAAGGGGTAATGCCTGCAAGTTTTAAAGTACTCCACGATCCTGTCACGCACAATGAGACTTTGATGGCAGATTTTGGTGAGAGTGCAATAGGAAGAGTGGCTCCTGTTGATTCTGGGTTTTGGTGGATTTTCTTACTCCGAGCATACACCAAGTCCACAGGCGACACATCATTGGCTGAAAAGCCAGAATGTCAGAAGGGTATGCGCCTAATTTTGAGTTTATGTCTTTCAGAGGGGTTTGACACATTCCCGACTCTTCTTTGCGCCGATGGATGCTGCATGGTTGATCGCAGAATG GGTGTTTATGGGTATCCCATTGAAATTCAAGCACTTTTCTTCATGGCTTTAAGATGTGCTTTGCTTTTACTGAAGCAAGATGAGGAGGGGAATGAGTTTGTAGAACGGATTACAAAACGCCTTCACGCGTTAAGTTTTCACATGAGGAGCTATTATTGGATTGACCTGAAACAGCTTAATGATATATATCGCTATAAAACAGAGGAATATTCTCATACTGCTGTTAACAAGTTTAATGTAATACCTGATTCTCTTCCAGAATGGATTTTTGATTTTATGCCAGTCCGTGGTGGTTACTTTATCGGGAATGTTAGTCCAGCAAGAATGGACTTCCGTTGGTTTTGCTTGGGTAATTGTATTGCAATTCTGTCATCCTTGGCAACCCCTGAACAATCCACCGCAATAATGGATCTTATAGAATCACGGTGGGAGGAATTGGTTGGAGAAATGCCACTCAAGGTAATCTATCCAGCAATAGAGAGCCATGAATGGCGGATTGTTACAGGATGTGATCCAAAAAACACTAGATGGAGTTACCACAATGGAGGATCCTGGCCAG TGCTCTTGTGGCTTCTCACCGCGGCATGCATCAAGACTGGCCGCCCCCAAATTGCAAGACGTGCTATCGAGCTCGCCGAAACAAGATTAATAAAAGACAACTGGCCGGAATATTACGATGGGAAACTTGGTCGTTTCATTGGGAAACAGGCTCGTAAATCCCAAACCTGGTCCATTGCTGGTTACTTGGTTGCAAAAATGATGCTGGAAGACCCTTCTCATTTGGGTACGGTGGCACTCGAGGAAGACAAACAAATGAAGCCTCCCATTAGAAGATCAAATTCATGGACCTTCTGA
- the LOC133679805 gene encoding uncharacterized protein LOC133679805: MAGPIKAFAATLVLCLLTRGSCDCSLNNITIGTVRSEREISGQAEWNVTVVNNCQCAQSEIQLSCMGFQTVENIDPSILSKQGDTCLLINGSSLEASASVNFSYAWDPPFLLLPLGSVIHGC, translated from the exons ATGGCAGGTCCCATCAAAGCTTTTGCTGCGACTCTTGTTTTATGCCTACTTACCAGAG GATCATGTGATTGCTCATTGAACAACATCACCATTGGGACAGTCCGAAGTGAGAGAGAAATAAGTGGTCAGGCAGAATGGAATGTGACTGTGGTAAACAACTGCCAATGTGCTCAAAGCGAAATACAGTTGTCTTGCATGGGGTTTCAAACAGTGGAAAATATTGACCCATCAATCCTTTCGAAGCAAGGTGATACCTGCCTGCTCATCAATGGCAGTTCCCTGGAGGCATCAGCTTCTGTCAACTTCTCCTATGCTTGGGATCCTCCTTTTCTGTTGTTGCCACTGGGCTCTGTTATCCATGGCTGTTAA
- the LOC133680550 gene encoding triosephosphate isomerase, chloroplastic-like produces the protein MAMLSTSLSGPKSATSYCAPEFSGLRRLCPNSNNNNNSNSHSQSFLRFCSPRKPLKSVVAMAGTGTFFVGGNWKCNGTKESITKLVSDLNSTKLESDVDVVVAPPFVYIDQVKSSLTDRIEIAAQNSWVSKGGAFTGEISVEQLKDIGCKWVILGHSERRHVIGEDNQFIGKKAAYALSQGLGVIACIGELLEEREAGKTFDVCYQQLKAFADAVPSWDNVVIAYEPVWAIGTGVVATPVQAQEVHVAIRDWLKNNVSAEVASKTRIIYGGSVNGGNCAELAKQEDIDGFLVGGASLKGPEFATIVNSVTFKKVAA, from the exons ATGGCAATGCTCTCCACCTCACTTTCCGGTCCAAAATCCGCCACTTCGTATTGCGCACCTGAGTTCTCCGGTCTTCGCCGTTTATGTCcaaacagcaacaacaacaacaacagcaattCTCATTCCCAGTCTTTTCTTCGCTTCTGTTCTCCCCGAAAACCTCTTAAAAGCGTTGTTGCCATGGCTGGCACTGGAACG TTCTTTGTTGGAGGAAATTGGAAATGT AATGGAACAAAAGAATCCATTACCAAGCTTGTTTCAGACTTGAACAGCACGAAGCTGGAGTCTGATGTTG ATGTTGTTGTAGCACCTCCCTTTGTTTACATCGATCAGGTGAAGTCTTCCTTAACTGACAGAATTGAGATAGCAGCTCAAAACTCTTGGGTCAGTAAAGGTGGGGCTTTCACAGGAGAAATCAG TGTGGAACAATTGAAAGATATTGGCTGCAAGTGGGTTATTCTTGGGCATTCTGAGCGTAGGCATGTAATTGGTGAAGACAATCAG TTTATAGGAAAGAAGGCAGCTTATGCCTTAAGCCAGGGTCTTGGGGTAATTGCTTGTATTGGTGAACTGCtagaagaaagagaagcagGGAAAACTTTTGATGTTTGTTATCAGCAACTGAAGGCATTTGCAG ATGCTGTGCCCAGCTGGGATAATGTTGTTATTGCATATGAACCTGTGTGGGCTATTGGTACTGGTGTAGTGGCCACACCTGTGCAGGCTCAGGAAGTGCATGTAGCTATCCGTGATTGGCTTAAAAACAATGTCTCGGCAGAAGTTGCATCAAAAACACGTATTATCTATGGAG GATCTGTAAATGGAGGCAATTGTGCTGAACTTGCGAAGCAAGAAGATATTGATGGTTTCCTTGTTGGGGGTGCATCCTTGAAG GGCCCCGAGTTTGCTACCATTGTCAATTCTGTAACATTCAAGAAAGTTGCTGCTTAA